TCCACGATATCTTCATGGATCTTCACGACCCTTTCCTGGGCATCCTTTACGATGGAATCGGCCCGCAGTTCGGCCTCCTTGATCAGGAGTTCGGCCTCTTTTCTTGCGTTCGTCTTGTAATCTTCGACCATCTGCTGGGCCGTCATGAGGGTTTCACGCAGCGTCGTCTCCATATCCCGGTATTCCTTTATCTGGTTCTCGGCCCTCTGGATCTGTTCCTTCAGGAGGGCATTTTCCCTGAGAAGATCCTCCATCTGCTCTCTGACTACTTCGAGAAAGGCGTACACCTCTTCCACGTCAAATCCCCGGAACCTCATGGGGAACTGCTTCTGCTGGATATCGAGCGGTGTGATCCTCATATCAAAACACCTCCTTTTAGTCTAAAGGCAAATTCCCTTAACGAACCTATCAGGAACATCTGAATGAATATGATAACAAGAATTGCGATGATAGGAGAAATGTCTATAGGCCCGAGACGGTATCCGATCAGCCTGCGGATGGGCCGTAACGCAGGCTCAGTGACGGAATAGAGAAACCTGACGATCGGATTGTGGGGGTCAGGGCTGACCCAGCTCAAGAGAGCGGATATAATGATGATCCATTTATATGCCCCCAGAACATAATCAAGAATGGTTGCGACAGCAAAGAGCAAGTTGCCGAAGACAAACATCAATCCCTCCTTCCCAGTTCTTCCGCCCTTTTCCGGGCCGACTGCAGCGCCTCGACAATAATACCGACAAAGGCGTTGTCGGCAAAAGACTTCAGCCCGGCAGCCGTAGTGCCGCCCGGCGACGTCACCATCTCCCTCAACCTCTGTGGAGACATTCCCGTTTCGAGGAGTTTTGCCGTTCCAATGAGCGTCTGAACCGCGAGTTCAGAGGCATGGTCCCTGTCGAGGCTCATTTTGATCCCCGCTTCGATCATCCCTTCAACAAAGAGCGCGACAAAAGCCGGCCCGCTCCCCGAGAGCGCTGTGACGGCATCCATGTATTTCTCGGGAAGGACGATCACCTTTCCGACAGAGAGGAGGATCTCCCGCACGGTCGCGACGTCCCTGTCAGAGAAGCATTCGCAGAGCGCCATCACCGACATGCCCTCCTGAACAAGGGCAGGCGTATTCGGCATGACCCGTATGAGCTT
The sequence above is drawn from the Thermodesulfovibrionales bacterium genome and encodes:
- a CDS encoding DivIVA domain-containing protein: MRITPLDIQQKQFPMRFRGFDVEEVYAFLEVVREQMEDLLRENALLKEQIQRAENQIKEYRDMETTLRETLMTAQQMVEDYKTNARKEAELLIKEAELRADSIVKDAQERVVKIHEDIVDLKGIRRHFKEELKRLIESHTRMLDFDKEREGEEAREV
- a CDS encoding YggT family protein, with protein sequence MFVFGNLLFAVATILDYVLGAYKWIIIISALLSWVSPDPHNPIVRFLYSVTEPALRPIRRLIGYRLGPIDISPIIAILVIIFIQMFLIGSLREFAFRLKGGVLI
- the proC gene encoding pyrroline-5-carboxylate reductase; this encodes MIGFIGGGNMAEALIKGMTAQGIRDIIVSEPMEDRRRRLEQAYGIKTTHVNKPVASSANIVILAIKPQNMADVLDEIADVITDDKTIVSIAAGITLSYLQSRLKTKKLIRVMPNTPALVQEGMSVMALCECFSDRDVATVREILLSVGKVIVLPEKYMDAVTALSGSGPAFVALFVEGMIEAGIKMSLDRDHASELAVQTLIGTAKLLETGMSPQRLREMVTSPGGTTAAGLKSFADNAFVGIIVEALQSARKRAEELGRRD